The region CTCACCAGACCAGAAGGAATCAGCAAAGCTCACGCTTGGAACACCTAGCCTGGAGGTCTGCCGGGCTTGCATGGCAACAACATAGAGAGTAGACGGCGTAATAATAGCAGTCAAGGGTATCAGCCTGGTTCGATTCGGACAGGTAAGTCATAGGCTCATTCTGGCCAGTACGAGTGGAGACTTGGTACATACCAGGAGATGATTGCCAGGGCCGTGAGCGTCTTTGCATACAGCCATAGGTCAGGGGTGAAAAAGGCAAGCGGACTGTCCAGGACTGCAAACATGCTGTCAATCCCACTTAGCTTCACACTCTTCCGGCGGAGGGTGGCCCAGGTCTCCTGCACTGCAGCGACTCCAACCGCGGAGACAAGGCATGATTTGACGAGAAAGGCAAAGCCGGTCCCAATTCGGATTGCCCACGCTTGCTGGTTCCTAGAATCGACAAGGGTCTGATCAAAACTGCGGTAGTAGAAATGATGACCTACTGAAAGCATCGCCCCGCAAGTGACAAGCCCGACCATCAGAGTTGGACACCTCCAGCCGATCCCCCATGCGGCCGGTAATTCTGCGCCTTGTAGTGGCCGCGGTGATTGGCGACCTTTGTTGGAGATGCGGTCATAGTCAACATGGCCACTGGTTGATGGAGACATCCTATCCTGGACATGAACTGAGGTGGGCCCTTTTGAACGGCTGAGGATTTCTTacggaggagagaagagaaccCTTCACCGGTCTTATAGAGGCTGCGGCTCCAGACAAGCCTGACTATCAAACCCGCTGTCGGCCTCTGTGCGGGTCATAGCGCAGTCTCCGCTGCAACAGCCTTGCACTGCAGCCTCAATGCAGCCTATCAAATGCTGCTGCCCTAACGCTTGGGCTATATGTGATTGGCGGAAAGGCCGTATTCGGTAGCAGGGGTCGGGTCCTCCACTCGCCAATAGGGAGCGGGTGTGAGCAACGGTAGGCAGTGCAATCCCCAGTTACAGGTGGGCGATGCTGCAGGGCCAGTGCTCCTATCTCATCCAATCAATAATAGCAGTAGCAGAGTCTTATCACAAATTCTTTAGCCCTGAATTTATTTTCCGAGCCCCAATGCATATACAGCAGGACAATTCAAGTTTGTACCTGATACGGAAATATCAAGTGGCCTTTATCGTGTACACTTGACGCCACGTGATATAAGCGGCCCAGCATCTGACCCTGATCTGACCCCTCTATGTATTGTATCGTGAAGAGGAGATATTTATCGAGGCCTTCAGGGCCTTCGCGTAAAGGGCCGAAGAAGGACGTTGGGGCATAGGCAAGATAagtaaaaaaagaaataaaacTTGGACATacaacagtagggattcgcatgtggtcacccaccatactactaacctaccggcgtgtggcttaagtacggctgagcggacgggaagccctgttctccacaccctatggtcgtatgtacttgGAAATATACGAAATCAGGATAATACAGTTCTACTAGGCAAAGATATCCTTACGGCAAGCCTGTATTGACAGGTTGCCAGCATGTCAGGGCCCTTATGTGGTGGCCCGCTTTTACTAGAATATAAAATCACACGAATAGTATTTAGAAACTATTAGTATGATAGAAAAAATACTTTCCTTGGATAATGGAGCGGACGTTAACGCCCACGTCGGTTTGTATGGCAAAAGCTCCCCAGGTGGAAGCGCTGGCTCATGTGCTTTGTTGGGCTGTTTGGCAGTTTTGGCGGGAAATAAAGGTGCTGAAACCAGATGGGGAGACGTAATTGGTAACATCTATAGCATGACCGTAGGAGGTGCGCGATCTAGGTACCCAGCATTGGTTAGAGGGGTAGTCAGATACAAATCCAGCGCTCTAAAAGTGACCATTGTTACCAGTTCTGTTGCTGAACTTAACGAACTATTTCCAGACCAGAAGAATATGAACACTATTCCAGTGGCTGCTTTTCTAAGGAAGAATCCAGTACCAAGTTTCCTGCTAGTTGCTGTTCAAGGTCAATCACAGATTTCCATTCTTGTAGCATTCAAATTTCCCCTAGATCTGTTGgttctgttgttgctgcctTTTGTTTCGCAGGTCATGAATAGGGTCATAGTACAGTGACTTGCTGTATTGTCAAGTACTGGAAATAATCCAGTCTCCTCTGTAGATGGATACTTCGGCCCTGGAAGTGATGAAAGGCTGGATGTAACTCTCACAGAAAAATCCAAGGGCCGATTTAAGGAATGAATTGAACGTGATATTACCTCTTATAACATTTTCTCCTCGTAACTGTACGCCTTGCACTGATGCCCATGGCAGGTTGATAAATCCACCAATCCACCCCACCTCACCCATCCCCTTTTTGTCTGCTCAACGAGGGAAAAAGCACGACCGGTGCACAGGAGAGACTTGTCAAGAGGGGAGTTAGTTCAAGCCAGCTACTTTGCAGCTCGTAGAAGTACAGCCGGCAGCGAGGAATTGAGTCATTGAAGTGGGCGGCCACTCATCTAAAGTGGACTAAGTTACTATAACAGCCATTCCTATGGGAATCCATAATTATCAATATTAGTAACCAGTATAAACTGCGGTTCGAATATCTGTAATCGTAGCAGCCAACCGCGGTAGAGGAATTATCAAGCAACAGTGGTGACGTTATAGGAAAGCTCCTCACCGCACACCAAACACCTACAAAGTATATGTCCTTGGTCAAATTTATTACACCCTAGAAAAGTCCTCAATTATTTCTAGAGATTTCCCAGTTCATAGAGCTTCAGAGTTCAAAAATTTACACAGCTAATAGACAACATGCCCCTTGACAATTACGGCGTTTGGAAAGCTCATCCAGTACGTTACCATGTTGAACGCCGTGGTACGAGAAAGCCTCATCTACTCCTATACCATCGTGATAACGGCGGTGGTGATTCTGAATCGGCCATAAATATCAAATCTGGAGATCGTCAGGAATCTCGACTTGTATACTGGGTGGATGAGAAAGTCAGCGACCGCCGACTTATTGAAAGACTCTCGCATCTCAGAACCGGCTACCACCCTCTAGACGATGTAGAGCCAGATTCTCCAGACGATATACGATTAGATTACATTCGACGCAATCTCTTCGACGTTGATAGCGGTCGAGTTCTTCCCCATGATATTCCAGGCCCGAATAACGACATCATCGACGTCCTGGAGCCTAGAATCAAGGCAGCAATTGATGAAGGAGCTACTGTTCACATCTTTGGCGAGCGGTATAACTCACAAGATGGAATGCACAATATCCACATGAACCAGGGCAATATTGCTATGTATTCTGGTGACGATGGACCGTTCCAGGACGGGGCCCTCGTGTTCTATTTCCCAGAGTCCCATCAATGGCTGGGCGTTTTTCTTGCGTTTGCGTCGCAGTCGGTGCATACTGGCAATGGTTCTGGCCACGCCATATCGCGAGTGACCTGGAAAGATGTCCTTCTTGATGACCTTGTCGAAAATTCCGTAGTTATCAGGCAGGCGGCCGTGAATCCGCCTGCATCAGAGGACCAGCGGCAATCTGTGACCCTGGCGAACCTCATGAACCGCCGGATACCATTGTCAGGATGGAAGATCCGCAACTCATCAGGGGCAGAACAAGTTCTTCCTAGAGATGCGGTCTTACCTCCTTTGGCTACCGAAGACTTTGATATTCCGAATTGCCCTCTATCCAGGGATGATGACGCTATCACACTTCTTGATGGGGATGGGCTCAAGGTCGCTGGGATAAGATATAGCTCTCAGCACGGAACCACCCAGCACAAGCCGATGATCTTTGCTCGTTCCTGAGCAAGAAGATTATAGCGATGAACAACTCTCGGGCGCGGCAATGCAGGACACTTCGCGAGTTCTTATTCGTCGGTAGAGAGTATTCAGGAGCTTATCACGAGGCTTCTGTGTAGAAACTCTCAACGAAGAAGACTACGGATGGCCTTACAAACAACACACTGAAGTATTTTGGTGTCAACTTAAATCAATTGCCAAGTGTATTTGTGCGGGGGCTACCTTTGCGTTCTGGTGacttgaatgaatttgatGCGTGATCCTGTGAAGAATCAAGCCCGAGATAATAACTGCTACTATTAGCCTTCAGCCTTGTACCCAGACCCGACGCACGGACCTATGTTGATTATAAAAAAATAGTTAATGTTGTTCTTACCGGTCAACCTAGCCTCTATTTCAAAAAGTGCAGGTTGGCGAACAAGGGCTAAACGGGCTCCAACCCCCACTTGGCTCTCGCTAATGCGCAGCACGACCGTTGGGCAGTGGTTGGCGGTGTTCATGCCGcaggctgtgcaggagaCAAGGGCGGGCGTATTTTGGGCGTTTACGTGAAGGACTGTCGTTGGGCACAAGGCTGCATAAAAGCTGCCTGGTTTGGTAAAGGGGTTGTTGATGTGACCATACCCAAGCCAGGAGGTAAGCTGCTGCTTAAGAGCAAAGAAAAGCAGAGGGAATACATATCAGATTAGTTGTATTAAGGGAGTTGGGTTTAAGCGAGTGAAGTCAGGAATGTCTAGATTACGAGATCCCTGCTGATTTAGCGAACGAATGTACTAAATGTAGTGAAAGTCGGAAAGTAGTAGAAGTCTGAAAGTAGTAGAAGTGTAAAAGTAGTACATTATTTGCTGATCACTCTGACCTAGGAAAGGAGTAATACGACTGACACCTTCTACCGTCACTGTTCCTTTATTTCCCTGCTCGCGACTGTATGCACCACCTCTGCTGACATTGTAGCGTGCGCACAGTGGCCGGTATCTAGCCCAAAAGTCTCAACTTCCCTCCTGCAGCCCCTATACCCGCCACCATGACGTTCTGATATGCGATCGGCAGCATCATACCCTGCAGGCTGAGGATATACGAGACTGGAATATCCATCCGGGTGACTTCCCGGATCTCCTGATACAGCGCCTGCCCATTCCAGGGTTTTAGCCGCGCAATGTAAGACTCCAGATCTTCCTTTGAGAGACCCGGTCCAACCATGCGCTCGCCAACATCGCG is a window of Aspergillus nidulans FGSC A4 chromosome VI DNA encoding:
- a CDS encoding uncharacterized protein (transcript_id=CADANIAT00009818); amino-acid sequence: MPLDNYGVWKAHPVRYHVERRGTRKPHLLLYHRDNGGGDSESAINIKSGDRQESRLVYWVDEKVSDRRLIERLSHLRTGYHPLDDVEPDSPDDIRLDYIRRNLFDVDSGRVLPHDIPGPNNDIIDVLEPRIKAAIDEGATVHIFGERYNSQDGMHNIHMNQGNIAMYSGDDGPFQDGALVFYFPESHQWLGVFLAFASQSVHTGNGSGHAISRVTWKDVLLDDLVENSVVIRQAAVNPPASEDQRQSVTLANLMNRRIPLSGWKIRNSSGAEQVLPRDAVLPPLATEDFDIPNCPLSRDDDAITLLDGDGLKVAGIRYSSQHGTTQHKPMIFARS